In Streptomyces canus, one DNA window encodes the following:
- a CDS encoding universal stress protein encodes MQPVITVGLDGSPESLAAARWAADEADRRKLTLRLLHAWPLLVPEPARVPSEVDQNYWAKRFVHTARAELESSHPGLTIIGSLVADDARKALLQAASDSELIVLGSRGLDSVGSYFLGDVSMPVVARTERPVVLVRTGYGTAQPTPANRVVVALKLHGSSDELLDFAFHTAAVRGVALLAVHGRSVPLHARVPWGVDHAVTEEMTGDAQQELSKALHRWREKYPQVDAAHAIRLETPAKAVVHAGEGAALLVVGRRTHRHDMAPHLGHVTHAAIHHGRCPVAVVPHG; translated from the coding sequence ATGCAGCCAGTGATCACCGTGGGCCTCGACGGCTCACCCGAGAGCCTCGCCGCCGCCCGTTGGGCCGCCGACGAGGCGGACAGGCGCAAACTCACGCTGCGCCTGCTGCACGCGTGGCCGCTGCTGGTGCCGGAACCGGCCCGTGTCCCTTCGGAAGTGGATCAGAACTACTGGGCGAAGCGCTTCGTCCACACCGCGCGCGCGGAACTGGAATCCAGCCACCCGGGTCTGACCATCATCGGGAGCCTGGTGGCCGACGACGCCCGGAAGGCTTTGCTCCAGGCGGCGTCGGACTCCGAGCTGATCGTGCTCGGCTCACGGGGGCTGGATTCCGTCGGAAGCTACTTCCTGGGTGACGTCAGCATGCCGGTCGTTGCCCGGACAGAGCGGCCGGTGGTCCTGGTCCGCACGGGATACGGGACAGCGCAGCCGACGCCGGCGAACCGTGTGGTCGTGGCACTGAAACTCCACGGATCCAGCGACGAACTGCTCGACTTCGCCTTCCACACCGCCGCGGTCAGAGGGGTTGCGCTCCTGGCCGTGCACGGCCGAAGCGTGCCGTTGCACGCGCGCGTGCCCTGGGGCGTGGACCACGCCGTGACCGAAGAGATGACAGGGGACGCGCAGCAGGAGCTGAGCAAGGCCCTGCACCGCTGGCGCGAGAAGTACCCGCAGGTGGACGCGGCCCACGCCATCCGGCTCGAGACGCCCGCGAAGGCCGTCGTTCATGCTGGCGAAGGCGCCGCGCTGCTCGTCGTCGGCCGGCGCACACACCGGCACGACATGGCACCCCACCTGGGCCACGTGACCCACGCCGCCATCCATCACGGGCGCTGCCCCGTCGCCGTCGTCCCCCATGGCTGA
- a CDS encoding bifunctional aminoglycoside phosphotransferase/ATP-binding protein has protein sequence MAEPGHPGPPRPRAQVCETHTAIVFFAGDRAYKVKKPVDLGFLDYTSRAARQDACEREVALNRRFAPDVYLGLGEFRSPDAEAPEPLVVMRRMPADRRLSRLVREGAVPDDVLRAVARHLAAWHAEAPRGPDVDEQGTRDALSSRWEASFAQVHALADDGSVPEGMTETEQLVRRYLAGREGLFASRVEQGRVVDGHGDLLAEDIFCLDDGPRVLDCLEFDDQLRYVDGLDDAAFLAMDLEQLGAPEAASSFLAQYSEYSGDPAPASLWHHYVAYRAFVRAKVSLIQARQGAPDAGAASRRLVSTTLRHLRTSAVGLTVVGGLPGSGKSTLSGALADRLGVTLLSSDRVRKELAGMPAEQSAAAGYGEGLYTPEWTARTYATLLDRAAALLSAGESVVLDATWSDTAQRESARLVAERTSADLVALHCHVPDDVSAARLNTRASGPSDADLDIATAMAAREPEWPEAVAVDTSGPLESAVARALAAVRPWGTGQAPVFRRPYMEPD, from the coding sequence ATGGCTGAGCCCGGCCACCCCGGGCCACCGCGCCCGCGCGCGCAGGTGTGCGAGACCCATACCGCAATCGTTTTCTTCGCCGGAGACCGCGCCTACAAGGTCAAGAAACCGGTGGACCTGGGATTCCTGGACTACACCTCGCGCGCGGCGCGCCAGGACGCGTGCGAACGCGAAGTCGCTCTCAACCGCCGCTTCGCCCCCGACGTCTACCTGGGTCTGGGCGAGTTCCGCAGTCCCGACGCGGAGGCGCCCGAACCTCTCGTGGTGATGCGACGCATGCCCGCGGACCGGCGTCTCTCCCGCCTGGTACGAGAAGGGGCCGTCCCGGACGATGTCCTCCGGGCCGTCGCCCGGCACCTCGCCGCGTGGCACGCGGAAGCGCCCCGTGGCCCGGACGTGGACGAGCAGGGCACGCGGGACGCCCTGTCGTCGCGCTGGGAGGCCAGCTTCGCGCAGGTCCACGCGCTGGCCGACGACGGCTCCGTGCCCGAGGGGATGACGGAGACGGAACAACTGGTGCGCCGCTATCTCGCAGGCCGCGAGGGGTTGTTCGCGTCCCGTGTCGAGCAAGGGCGCGTGGTCGACGGCCACGGTGACCTGCTCGCCGAGGACATCTTCTGCCTCGATGACGGACCCCGTGTCCTGGACTGCCTGGAGTTCGACGACCAGCTGCGCTACGTCGACGGCCTGGACGACGCCGCCTTCCTCGCCATGGACCTGGAACAGCTCGGCGCCCCGGAGGCCGCCTCCTCCTTCCTCGCGCAGTACAGCGAGTACTCCGGTGATCCGGCACCCGCGTCGCTGTGGCACCACTACGTCGCCTACCGCGCGTTCGTCCGTGCCAAGGTCTCACTGATCCAGGCCCGCCAGGGCGCGCCAGACGCGGGGGCGGCATCACGCAGGCTGGTCTCGACGACGCTGCGCCACCTGCGCACCTCCGCCGTCGGCCTGACCGTTGTCGGCGGGCTGCCGGGCAGCGGGAAGTCCACCCTCTCCGGTGCGCTGGCCGACCGGCTGGGGGTCACCCTGCTCAGCAGCGACCGCGTCCGCAAGGAACTGGCGGGTATGCCCGCGGAACAGTCCGCGGCGGCCGGCTACGGCGAAGGGCTGTACACACCCGAGTGGACCGCCAGGACCTACGCCACCCTCCTCGACCGGGCGGCCGCCCTGCTGTCCGCCGGCGAGTCCGTCGTTCTGGACGCCACCTGGTCCGACACGGCACAGCGTGAATCGGCACGGCTTGTGGCCGAACGCACCAGCGCCGACCTGGTCGCCCTGCACTGCCACGTCCCGGACGACGTGTCAGCGGCCCGCCTGAACACGCGCGCCTCCGGGCCGTCGGACGCCGATCTCGACATCGCCACCGCCATGGCGGCCAGGGAACCCGAGTGGCCCGAGGCCGTCGCCGTCGACACCAGCGGTCCGTTGGAGTCCGCGGTCGCCCGGGCGCTGGCAGCCGTACGCCCCTGGGGCACCGGCCAGGCCCCGGTCTTCCGCCGCCCCTATATGGAGCCGGACTGA
- a CDS encoding alcohol dehydrogenase catalytic domain-containing protein, whose product MRALVYHGPGHISWDTAPDPAMEETTDAIVRVDATTVCGSDLHILGGDLPEVKPGRVLGHEAVGEVVEVGRDVHGLRPGHEVIVSSVSSCGRCQACRDTMRGQCRGGGGWILGNQINGTQAEFVRVPFADHSTHRRPPAVPLDDALLLAEVLPTAYEVGVRNGHVGPGDLVVVVGAGPVGLATVAVARLYSPRRIIVVDLSDARLEAAARVGADAAEVPGKMIAELSEGPGADVAIEASGEPDGFVLCTHAVRAGGHIANIGTHGRPATLHLESLWRKNVTISTGQVDTSSTPWLLELLRFGRLPVSQLVTHSFGLDRMEHAYEVFSQGATTGALKVALHRE is encoded by the coding sequence GTGCGAGCGCTCGTCTACCACGGCCCGGGGCACATCTCCTGGGACACCGCCCCGGACCCCGCGATGGAGGAGACGACCGACGCGATCGTGCGCGTCGACGCCACCACCGTCTGCGGCAGTGATCTGCACATCCTGGGAGGAGACCTCCCCGAGGTGAAACCGGGGAGGGTCCTCGGCCACGAAGCCGTGGGTGAGGTCGTGGAGGTCGGCCGTGATGTCCACGGCCTGCGCCCCGGCCACGAGGTGATCGTGTCGTCCGTCTCGTCCTGCGGCCGCTGCCAGGCGTGCCGAGACACCATGCGCGGGCAATGCCGCGGGGGCGGTGGCTGGATCCTGGGAAACCAGATCAACGGAACCCAGGCCGAGTTCGTGCGGGTCCCCTTCGCCGACCACTCGACCCACAGACGGCCTCCCGCGGTCCCGCTCGACGACGCGCTTCTGCTCGCCGAGGTTCTGCCCACCGCCTACGAAGTAGGGGTACGGAACGGACACGTCGGCCCTGGAGATCTTGTCGTCGTGGTGGGCGCGGGTCCCGTCGGTCTCGCCACGGTCGCCGTCGCGCGGCTGTACTCACCCCGCCGGATCATCGTGGTGGACCTTTCCGACGCCCGGCTGGAAGCCGCCGCTCGCGTGGGGGCCGATGCCGCCGAGGTGCCGGGGAAGATGATCGCCGAGCTGTCCGAGGGACCGGGCGCCGACGTCGCCATCGAGGCATCGGGCGAACCGGACGGCTTCGTCCTGTGCACCCATGCCGTCCGGGCGGGAGGGCACATCGCCAACATCGGGACGCACGGCAGACCGGCCACACTGCATCTCGAGTCCCTGTGGCGGAAGAACGTGACGATCAGCACCGGCCAGGTGGACACGTCCTCCACGCCGTGGCTGCTGGAACTGCTGAGGTTCGGACGCCTGCCCGTCTCCCAGTTGGTCACCCACTCCTTCGGCCTCGACCGGATGGAGCACGCCTACGAGGTGTTCTCGCAGGGCGCCACCACAGGAGCCCTCAAGGTCGCGCTGCACCGGGAGTGA